A stretch of DNA from Desulfosarcina ovata subsp. ovata:
CTTCTTCAATAACATTGCATATGTGTATTAACTGTTTCTCTATTGTCATTGTCTAATACTATTTCATCAGATATTATAAACACACCTAAATTTAGCGATTTAGGTGTTGAGTATCACTATCCCCATGCAAAACTTGTAAGAGAAGGTGAGAAGAAACAATTTCCGATCATGAATTCCTATGTTTACCGTAAGATACTGTAAATTTTATTTATTTTGCCTAATTATCCAGCTTTTGCAGGCACCTATAAATCTATATTAGACTAAATAACTTTGAACTCATTCAGAACCATCTGGAGGAGTATCTTTTTCGGTTCAATCGCCGGAAATCGATGAACATCGGGAAGAAGTTCATGAGCATCGTTCAACAGGCGCTAAAGTCGATTCCGATTGCTTGGTGCGATATCCCGCTTGACTTGTATCCAATTTCTCAGTCCTTTGTTGTCACTGGAGTTCTATAGAAAACAGGGTTCTTAAAGAACTAAACAATGTCAAGTCACTATCCGTTAACCCACGATTTGTCTTTTTCATAACCGAGCGAAATTAAAGCATCCCCCGCATAGTGGTCAAACATCTCTTTACTCTCATTTGTAAAATGACTTTTCCAGTCCCCGACAATTCCTTTTCGCATAAAACTGTTGGAATTCTCCTGTCCCGGCGCTCTCCCTGACTGGCTTTCAAAAGAAAATATTTTTTCTATTTTCTCTGCTCTGGCCTTCGACAAGGGTCTATTTTTAAGTGCACCGACTAATTGCTGCAATTGAGTAGAGCAATTATGCCTGAAGTCTTCGTATTTTACATGAACAGCACCTGAATTCCCCTGCCATTTTTTTGCAAAATCTAACCATGAGAATTTTGGGTATTTCTTGCCTTTAAATATGTATTCTATAAACGACGGTAGATTAGATCGGGTATCTTTGACATCCGCATATTTCAGGTCCGCCGAGATTTTCTCAACTAATATCTTATTCCCCTTTTCATTTTGAAAAAGTGAATGGAAATATTGAGAGACAATCACATCTCTCCCGTCCCGCCAAACAATTACTACATTTTTAAGTGTTGAAGGCCATAAGAAATGTCCATGCATTATACACGGTCGTAACATTGGAAGACGATTGCGAGGAAAAGGCACGTCCAAGGCAGCAGCAAGCATTTGGCCAATCCAGCTTCCACCTGATTTA
This window harbors:
- a CDS encoding sulfotransferase domain-containing protein, translated to MIYQKNNVYWHKFNALSRYFLSYTFSGIMPYYIVNEYPKSGGSWIGQMLAAALDVPFPRNRLPMLRPCIMHGHFLWPSTLKNVVIVWRDGRDVIVSQYFHSLFQNEKGNKILVEKISADLKYADVKDTRSNLPSFIEYIFKGKKYPKFSWLDFAKKWQGNSGAVHVKYEDFRHNCSTQLQQLVGALKNRPLSKARAEKIEKIFSFESQSGRAPGQENSNSFMRKGIVGDWKSHFTNESKEMFDHYAGDALISLGYEKDKSWVNG